In Deltaproteobacteria bacterium CG2_30_66_27, one genomic interval encodes:
- a CDS encoding AbrB family transcriptional regulator: MKRQAKGGPCCATPAFGGCKVESLVTVDDRGQMVLPKDLRDKAGIRGGDKLAVIGWEKEGKVCCLSLIKVEELSTMVKGVLGPMMGDLLLKG; the protein is encoded by the coding sequence ATGAAGAGGCAGGCAAAGGGGGGACCGTGCTGCGCGACGCCGGCGTTCGGCGGCTGCAAGGTCGAGTCGCTGGTGACCGTGGACGACCGGGGACAGATGGTTCTCCCCAAGGATCTGCGCGACAAGGCGGGAATCAGGGGGGGTGACAAGCTGGCGGTGATCGGCTGGGAAAAAGAGGGGAAGGTGTGCTGCCTCTCCCTGATCAAGGTGGAGGAGCTTAGCACCATGGTCAAGGGTGTTCTCGGTCCCATGATGGGGGACCTGCTCCTGAAAGGGTAA